TTTCTATACTTAGATGATTGTATTTTGCCTGTAACTGTAACCAAAAATTACATTTTCAGTGCTTATCTTCTGCCTTGTTTCATAACTGTAAACAGTTTGTCGAATTGAACCAAACTGGTTTCTAAAAAATCTTAGCGGGCTTAGACGCGGGAAATACCCTGTACACTCCGGTGCCAGCGCACCTTATATGCACAAAATAATTTAGTAACTGAAAAAAAGTCAAAAAAGTGATATTCTTTGGAAAACAAATATGATCAGCATTGTACTTGTGTAGAAAATTCGCTGAGTAATAACTCATGTTGACTtcagcgcaaaaaaaaaacaatttttcAAGGACAAATAGCATGAACAGTAACTTGTATGTAGCGTTTGGTTTTTTTTCACCCAGAACAACATGAAATTCATTCCTTGACGAAACTTTCTATACAAGTACAATACTTGATCATATTTGTTTGCAAAAAACTTACAGCCTTTTTTGACTTTTTTGCATTACAAAATTATTTCGTGCATATAGGTGCACTGGCACGCAAGAGCATAAATTTCTTTCCACTTAGATGCGTCCAATTTCTAATAAGGGGCAGCAGCCcactttattattttattttatttttaaatgaCATGAGCAAAAATACGTATTTTTTTATGAATATCTTCAGCCTTGTTTCTTAACTGTAAGGTCTGCCGAATTGAACCAAACTGGTTTCTGAAAAATCATAGCGGGCTCAGACGCGGAAATACCATGTGCACTCGGGTGCCAACACATCCTATATGCACAAAATAAGTTAGTAActgaaaaaaagtcaaaaaaattctGAATCTTTTTTTGAAAACAAATATGACCAAGTATTGTGCTCGTGTAAAAAGTTGCACCAACTAATAACTCATGTTGACTTCAGCGGAAAAAAAATCATGGAGAAATAGCATGAACAGTAACTTGTATGtagtcccccgcaaaaaaaaagtaacTTGTATGTAGCGTTTGATTTCTTTTCCCTCCCAGAATACCATGAAAGGCATTCCTTGACGAAACTTTCTATACAAATACAATACTTGATCATACTTGTTTCCAAAAAACTTTCAACTTTTTAACTTTTTTTTTGCACTACAAAATTATTTCCTGCATAATAGGTGCACTAGCACCCAAGAGCCATAAATGTCTTTCCACTTAGACGCGTCCAATTTCATGAAAAACAAAGATCCATCGACTGTATAATagtcatgaataagaaaatatgaaaaattgcCATGCTACTTTAGAGAAATGTGATGCTTATTTATAAATTAAAAATGATATGATTAAAAAATGTTTCCTGAAGTCTAAAAAACATATGAATTATGTTGTGGAGATGTTTCATcgtgcaaaaaaaaacaaattttggaGAACATTTTTTCTTTATATTTTCCAAGGACCAGAAGCAAAATGTCATGTTGTATTTTGTTTCCTTTACTTTGCCCACTGTGCAAAAGAGGATAAAAATCCATGTCTGTGAATAAATAAAATTTTCATGCCAATAAAAAAATTGCATCCTCTTAATAATAAAATTGACATCATGTTAATAATAAAATGCCAGGCTCTCAATTATAAAACCACCATCATGTTAGTAATAAAACTGCCAGCCTCTTAATTATAAGAATCCCATATTATTAAATAATAATAAACGTCATGATCCTAATCATAAAACAGCCACCCTCTTAATAATAAAAATGACATGTTATTAATTATCAAAATGTCATCCTCTTCATAATAAAAACGCCATGCTCTCAATTATAAAAATGTCAGGTTATCAAATATTAAAATGTGATGCTCTTAGTAATAAAACTGCCATCTGAGaatgtaatttttttaaaaaaatccatgAAAATGAGTGATAGANNNNNNNNNNNNNNNNNNNNNNNNNNNNNNNNNNNNNNNNNNNNNNNNNNNNNNNNNNNNNNNNNNNNNNNNNNNNNNNNNNNNNNNNNNNNNNNNNNNNNNNNNNNNNNNNNNNNNNNNNNNNNNNNNNNNNNNNNNNNNNNNNNNNNNNNNNNNNNNNNNNNNNNNNNNNNNNNNNNNNNNNNNNNNNNNNNNNNNNNNNNNNNNNNNNNNNNNNNNNNNNNNNNNNNNNNNNNNNNNNNNNNNNNNNNNNNNNNNNNNNNNNNNNNNNNNNNNNNNNNNNNNNNNNNNNNNNNNNNNNNNNNNNNNNNNNNNNNNNNNNNNNNNNNNNNNNNNNNNNNNNNNNNNNNNNNNNNNNNNNNNNNNNNNNNNNNNNNNNNNNNNNNNNNNNNNNNNNNNNNNNNNNNNNNNNNNNNNNNNNNNNNNNNNNNNNNNNNNNNNNNNNNNNNNNNNNNNNNNNNNNNNNNNNNNNNNNNNNNNNNNNNNNNNNNNNNNNNNNNNNNNNNNNNNNNNNNNNNNNNNNNNNNNNNNNNNNNNNNNNNNNNNNNNNNNNNNNNNNNNNNNNNNNNNNNNNNNNNNNNNNGGGGGGTTAGAAGGAAAAAAACTCTAAAAATAGGGATTTTTTGTTCCTTCAAAAATGGGAAAAAAAATTGGTTCTCAAGTTtttaaaaatggaaaaaaattataATAATTTAGCTTCAAATACACAAAACACGTTTTAGTACATGTCTCCACAAACCTGCTTGGGTCCAACTGGTGAATCGTGTGCACCTCTATGCTATTTAGAGTTCGACTCCCTCCAGCTGCACATTGCTTGTATTTTTGGGGAAAAAAGGAACGTTTTGTTGTTCACCCCTCCAGAGAGCTGACGTGTAGTTCGCCTTGCACAAGATCCGTGCGACAGCTAGGAAGGCGTTCGCCAGGCTTGGGCTTCTAACGAACGTTCGTGAAATAATATTTTGGATTTCTAATCACTTTTTCATTGGTTTCATTATGATACTAAATACATAAAAAATAAAGTTCAAAAAGGAAAACACATGATAAACATGCATGTTTGCTATTTGGAAGGAGAAGTGAGGTGCAGCAAAAGGAGGAGAGATGAGAGGCGCGGCTGGCCACGACGTCCCGGCAACGTCGAGCCAGGAGCGACCCGGAGTCGGGGGACAAGGCAGTTGGTCGCCGCATCACCTGTCGAGGGAAGTCAGAGATTGACAGTGCGGAAGGCTCGCCAGTGCTAGAGGAGGTTGTGATTAGAGGGATGGCTAGGGCGGCCGTGGCCGGCAGTTCGGCGTAAGTTGGAGGGTGGCTCGAAGGATGAGGTAGGAGAAGACGAAAATTGGCAGGCGTAATTTTAGTTTTCTTCAGGCAACTGTCAAATAGAGCTCCTGACGGAAAGACCATACAAGCAAACCTATCATATATTGGTTTTGCAGAAAAAGTGGCTAATACTCTCATACTTACATCTGTAGAAAACGTTGCTGGTAGTCTTGAAACCATATGAATTTCATAATATAAGTCTACTTACTAACTCAATGAGATTCACCTAATAAAAAAGAGACAACCGCTAACGATGATACCGTACTAAATCAAGGCGCCAACAAATAACTCGATCAGGCAAAGACACCGATGTAATCAAGCTCGACGGAACCCAGCCACAGCTTGTTGCCGTTCTCCGCCACCTCGCTGAGCGTCACGCCCCTGGCGGCCGTCAGCTCCTCAACCTCCACGCCGTCGGCGCTTAGACGGACGCCAACCAGGTgcttcgccggagccgccgcagtCGCATTCATCCGCGCCCTCTCCTGGTTCAGCGCCACCCAGAAGCCACCCTTCCCGTCGCGCCTCACGTTGTCCGGGTACCCCGGCAGGTCCGCCAAGAGCTCGTACCGCTCGGCCTTGGGCCCCTTGAGCCAGTACCGGAACGCCTGGCACGGCACCGTGTGCGCCACCACCACGTGCGTCATGTCGCGGCTGAGCGCGACGCCGTTCGGGTACGGCAGCTCGGCCTTCAGCACCGTGACTTGCTTCGTCCGCGCGTCGTACTTGAGCAGGCGCCCGGTAGCGTCGGCGTTCATGATGATCTCCGTGTTAAACCTGCATGCACACACAGATTCGTCGCGCATAAGCACGATGAAGTGAATCGAATTGAGGCGTGATCGGGCGGGCATGTATGTAGGGTACCTGCGGGGGTAGTTGGCGCTGCTGTCGGTGAAGTACACATCGCCGGTAGCCTGATCGACGTCTAGGCCGTTGAGGAAGTGGAAGGGGACACCATCCGCCTCCGTCGCCAGCACCTGGGCCTCGCCACCGTCAGGCCCCACCTTCATGAGCCCCATGTAGGCGTCGGCGATGAAGAGCTCGCCTGTTTTCCTATTGAACCGGACACCCAGCGGCCGCCCGCAGATGCTCTCTTTTTGTTCCGATGGCACCCCAGAATCCGAGCACAGAGGGATTTTCCTACACACGCCGCACATGTCACACGTAATCTAATTTGATCACGACGTACGTACACGATGTTTAGCTTGTAATTACACCGACCTGTAGTTGGCATTGTACGCGAAGGTGCTCCAGCCGGCGGCGCTGCCGCCCCACTTGAGCACGCGGCCATCGGAGACGCCGGTGTAGACCCCATCCTTGCCGGAGAAGGCGAGGCtctcggcgccgctgacgccgtcgGGCAGCGGGAGGCGGTAGCTCCACCGCGTGTTCGTCGTCTTGATCTGCTCGGCCGAGGATAGAGAGAGGAGGCAGGCAAGCACGACGACTAGTATCGCCGCGAGGTTGCGCcgcatcgtcatcgtcatcgtcggaAGTTGCCTTGTACGGAATATCGTTGCACGCAGCTGTGTGCCTTTTATGGGAGAGCACGCGCGACGAAACCCATGGCCACGTTTGGTGATCGGATCGGACACGGTCGTAATCCTACACGAAGTACGTCTACAACACCGTGAtgtatcgcccgcgcgcgcttggtGCGTGCGAACCCGCGGCGCGTGCTGTGTTTGtggtcttcttcttttctttttttttaggAGATGCTGTGTTTTTTATTTATATTACGGCCCGACGTGGAACCTTGGGCTGTTTTTCGAGCAAGCTCATGggccgtgcgacaggaggtcctaaAGAGAACGACCCCCTCCTCCCACCCATATATACCCTTCCCCACCCACCACC
Above is a window of Triticum dicoccoides isolate Atlit2015 ecotype Zavitan chromosome 5B, WEW_v2.0, whole genome shotgun sequence DNA encoding:
- the LOC119306890 gene encoding protein STRICTOSIDINE SYNTHASE-LIKE 10-like produces the protein MTMRRNLAAILVVVLACLLSLSSAEQIKTTNTRWSYRLPLPDGVSGAESLAFSGKDGVYTGVSDGRVLKWGGSAAGWSTFAYNANYRKIPLCSDSGVPSEQKESICGRPLGVRFNRKTGELFIADAYMGLMKVGPDGGEAQVLATEADGVPFHFLNGLDVDQATGDVYFTDSSANYPRRFNTEIIMNADATGRLLKYDARTKQVTVLKAELPYPNGVALSRDMTHVVVAHTVPCQAFRYWLKGPKAERYELLADLPGYPDNVRRDGKGGFWVALNQERARMNATAAAPAKHLVGVRLSADGVEVEELTAARGVTLSEVAENGNKLWLGSVELDYIGVFA